The following nucleotide sequence is from Burkholderia gladioli.
ATGACGTGGCGGTGAAGCGAATGTGTCGGTTCGACGTGCGGCGCGCAGGAGGGGCGATGGCCTCGTTCGTGCGCGCCGCTCGATGCAACGATCAGCTTGCCGGATGCGCGTCGCGCAGGCTGCCGACGAAGGGCTCGCGCGTGCCGGGCGCGGTGGCCGTCATGCTCGGGCGCGCGGCCCAGGTCGCGAGCCAGGCCGCGAGTGCCGGGCGCGCTTCGCGCCAGTCGCGCGCATAACGGAAGTCGGTGTATTCGAGCGCGACCGCCACGGCGATCTGCGTGCCCGAGGGCAGCCCGCCGGCTTCATCGCCAAATGCGTCGCCGAGCTCATCGCGGCGCGCATCGATCGCATCGAGCGAGCGCAGGATCCGCGCCTCCAGCTTCGCCAGGTAGCCGTCGTCCTGGCGCGCGGCTTCGCGCAGCGATTCGACGCGACGCGCCAGCACCGCCTCCATCAAGCCATCGGCGAGCGACAGCATCGACAGCGCGGCCGCATCGCCGACACGCACCAGCGGCGCCTGCTCGTGCAGCGTATCGAGATGGAGCAGGATCGCCATGCTGTCGTAGACGCCCGCGCGCTCCGACAACACCAGCGTCGGGATCTGCCAGAGCGGATTGAACGGCGCGAGCGGCTGCGGCGCCTTCATGTCGACGAACTGCTCGGCCACCTCCAGCCCGCGCTCGAGCGCGGCGACGACCACCTTGCGGCCGAACGGCGAGGTCGCATCGGTCATGATCTTCAGCATCTTCATCTCTCCAGGGTCGGTCAGGTTCAGGTCGCGCTTGCCGGGCCGGCATCCAGCGCGAGGCAGCGGATCGCGTCGATCGCCTCGTGGCGGCGCGCCCACTGCACGAATACGTGATCGTGGTAGTAGCCCGACATCACGTTGGCGCTGATGCCTTCGCGCGCAAGCGCCGTGGCGACGGTCGCGATGAAGCCGACCGCCTCCAGCGAGGAATGGATCTGCAGCGTGATCCTGGCC
It contains:
- a CDS encoding glutathione S-transferase C-terminal domain-containing protein, giving the protein MLKIMTDATSPFGRKVVVAALERGLEVAEQFVDMKAPQPLAPFNPLWQIPTLVLSERAGVYDSMAILLHLDTLHEQAPLVRVGDAAALSMLSLADGLMEAVLARRVESLREAARQDDGYLAKLEARILRSLDAIDARRDELGDAFGDEAGGLPSGTQIAVAVALEYTDFRYARDWREARPALAAWLATWAARPSMTATAPGTREPFVGSLRDAHPAS